GATGCGTTGCCGTAATTCCTCCAAATGGTCAAACAACGACATTTCAATATCGTCGATCGCATCATCCTCGATCGCATCGTCAATGACAGGGGCATCAATCAGCGATTTACCGTTCTGTGGGGTCGAAGTTGTCTCTAGGTCAGAAGGAGCAGTCATGGTCGCGTTACATCCGGGATTCTGTTGACTATTGTATCTGGGGAATCAACAGTGCTCTACCGAAAACCTAATAAAGCTTTTTGGAGGTGAGGCTAAGGGATAGAGGAGTGAAGGGGTTGAGGCGTAAAGGCGGGCTTGTATTTTTTAGTGCGATCGCCCAGGTACTCCATCCACCCCATTTTGTAGATGTTCTCCCCAGACATCGATTACTGGATCTTGCCAATGCTGGCGTATGGGCGAGACTAAGCCCCAGTTCAAATTTCCGCAGGCTGATCGATAATCTGTTACTCAGATAAAACTTAGTGCGCGATTCAATCCTGAAATGGCTTCAGGTGATTCGCGCACCACACAACACAAATTTTAGAGCGACACCTCAGGAATAGCAGAGGGTCATGAGTTATTTACGAAACGCCTAACGGAGTAGGAATTCCTAACACAGGGCAGGGAAACTGCGTCGTCAGTTGGCGAACCAGAGGATGCTTAAATGAGCTACAGCCCAAAACCAACAAATCTGCCGCCTGTGCCTCAACCACGTTCCGCAGTTCAACTGCTACGTTACCAAACCGCAGATGAGCCTCTAAGGAACCACGCCACTCTTCAGCCAGGCATCGAGCCTGCCACAAAACGCAGTCGGCTTGTTCCAGCAGAGCAGTGGACGAGTGTTCTAAGTCACGTTGGCAATCACTCGGACACTGTGTTTGCAAAGGAGAGGTTTGCATCGGAAAGCGTCCACCCATTTGCTCAGGGGCGGTATAGGTTGCCGTACCGCCTTTGCTACGCCGAGTCAGTTGTGCAGGGGCAGAGCGAAGGTGACGGGGTAACTGCACCTCTAAATTGGCATTGTGATAATTCGTTTTTTGAGCATGGG
Above is a genomic segment from Oscillatoria sp. FACHB-1407 containing:
- a CDS encoding universal stress protein — encoded protein: MKIKPMLARLKSALGQDHLVEQMILLPGQFAFNVDGNQSKETVDLVIGYSGSTNSQAALDLTLWIAHQTRLVTQKQVMVHVVYVVDRTHAQKTNYHNANLEVQLPRHLRSAPAQLTRRSKGGTATYTAPEQMGGRFPMQTSPLQTQCPSDCQRDLEHSSTALLEQADCVLWQARCLAEEWRGSLEAHLRFGNVAVELRNVVEAQAADLLVLGCSSFKHPLVRQLTTQFPCPVLGIPTPLGVS